One Citrus sinensis cultivar Valencia sweet orange chromosome 5, DVS_A1.0, whole genome shotgun sequence genomic window, GCAGacaaatctaattaattagctGCCATTACAAAACCATGCTTGCAAATCGTCCTGTCAAGTGCCCCAAAGCAAAACAATTTGCGGGTTAATTCTAGTTTTGATGTTTCTGGTGGTGATAGCGGTAGTGAAGAAATTAGGTTAGAGATCATGAAACGGCCTGATAACTCGAGGACTCATAGCCCCACGACAGCCAAAATGGAAACAACACCAGCAGAAGCAGAAGAACAAGCACGAGCACAAGTGGGTAAAAAGAGAAGTGGAAATGGGAAGGCTGTCAGCGGTGGTGAATCGGAGCACGAGATGCATATATTGACtgagagagaaagaaggaAGAAGATGAGGAACATGTTCTCTAATCTTCATGCTTTGCTTCCTCATCTTCCTCCCAAGGTATTCGATTTACAAACTCATGCTCTTTCTCGCTAActtcaatttttatcaaaattttgccCCCATCAAGATATGTTACATCCTAACTATAATATAGTGCTACTATACATATGGGTTAGGGTTACTAAACTATAGATACGATCAATGGGCagctttttcaatttgaaatattgaaattttcttaGTATAACCTTTTCATATGGGATTTCGTATTGGAAAAacatgatgatgataataattttccaaGTTTATTATGTATATTTCACTTCATCTATCTATCCAAAATTGCTTGGATAAGCGGCCCTCCTGTTATGCCTGGGGACAATTTTATGTGAGAAGTTCTAACTGCTAGCAAGGCAAAGTTGATCTCGGCCGAAGGCAAATGTAATAAgactataaaatataatacgCCAAAAAGCCTTGTTCTCTCtcctttatatatttatgtatgtTGCATATGAATGAACCATGCATAACTTGAGCCAGCCTCAGTCGTCAAATTGTGATTGTAACTTCGAGTCTActaatttgaaatttctaattgaattaatttatcagACGGCATACTTGACGACAGCGTTTCAAACTTTCAGTCGCTTTGGATGATGCATTTTGCATTATCGATAGCTTAATTGGAGCATAAATTCAATGCCTAACATAGCCGAATGTTTATTATAAggtttcaaattaaaatttgcaatTAAACAATTTCATACATTAATTTCTCAACGTCAGACAAATATAGCTGAATGATGCTTTGGATGGTCATTATATTGTGCTAGTAAAATGCCGACTgatcttaatttttctgtctcttcaaatttcaatGATCTGCAGGCAGACAAATCCACCATTGTCGACGAAGCAGTAAAATACATCAAGACTCTTCAGCACACTCACCAAACGCTTGAGAAACAAAAGTTTGAAAAGGTCCAGGGTGCAACTACTGTTGATCATGAACAATCAATCATCACATCACCATTAGAAGCAGTGATCGAATCAAGGGAAGCATACTTGGCTGATCATCTGGGATCATCAGTACCGAAGAACTTGTCAATGGCCGCAAACATTCATCATTCACTACAAGTGCCATCTGATTGTTTTCAGACATGGTTTTCTCCAAATGTCGTAGTGAATATGTGTGGTGATGATGCTCAAATCAGTGTCTGTTCACCAAGGAAGCCAGGGTTATTGACCACCATCTTCTACATACTAGAAAAACATAATTTGGATGTGGTATCTGCTCACGTTTCCTCTGATAGGTATCGTAGCATGTACATGATTCACGCTCATGTAAGTCCTATATATatcaacttaattaattagctttcttcatatttatagaaaattttgtattttagcaTTCAGTTGATCAATCCAGCTATTGATGCTCCAATAAGTGGACATGTATAGATTAGATGATTTAAGACCTGCATACATAATAGGTAGGAGTTGAAGGCAGTTATGTTTATGGCATCCACGAGGCTGATTCTTTACTAAGatttatcaattttcattcCCAGGCTAGGTGTTACTGGTCACCCTCAAGTTAAGGACATATCTTAAGCAAATCAAGTTCTCCAAGAAAATTTATACTTTATCCTTCCATTACACTTCCCTTTGTTCTCATtacctttttctcttttaggGCATATTTGTACTGTTAATTATATTGGTTATTAAAGTAAAGGAAGATTTCTAGAtaatgactatatatatatattattggcTGTAATTGTTCTTTTCTTAACGAGATCttcttaatataaatatatcagGCAGATGGAGCTTCTGATCAATTTCCAGAGTCCATATCGGTTGAGGAAATGTTCAAACTAGCCATAGGAGAAATGAACTTATGGCTTCTGACGAGttgattctaaaaaattcTCGGTTAAAAGAAGCTACCAGTTGAGGAAAGCAATATTGGGCCTtcgccctttttttttatttatttatttattttttatttttataagtggGAGTTCTTTTGGATTAATTACAAAGGAATTGGCGTATAATTTCTTGTTTCCGTTTTGTTTCCTTCATGTTATATGTTCCATATTATTAGCTGCTACAATTAGGCAAGTGTAGGTGATGCTCCTTTCTaccaaaaaaaagatttccaTTAATGTACATAAACATTAGATCAAAGCATACGTGCAAGTTCGGTTACTCTCTTCTTGAATTTGCTTGTATAAATACAAGTTTACTTTTCCATTCGCCATAGTGACAGGTTGCGATCATGGGTCCAAGTCCAACAGAGTCCAGCAGGCTCAGGGGTGCTTTATCAATAGCAGTGGACCTAAACCAGACAGCACATTTGATGTTAAGCCGTGACAGTGCACTTTCTCACATGAAGAAACATAAATAACGCAACGAATTAAGAATAGAAATAATTCCAAAtgtgtaaataatatattctttGATACCACTGACCTAAGACCGCATTAGGCAGCTAATGGAGGGCAATTATTAAAGCAACAACAGTCAAAGACCTTTTCCCCCTACATAAAgatatttaaagtttaatccttaaattaaactaataatgCTCCTCCGCCTGTCCccatttcatttctttctatTTCATTCATCCCAATTCCCACAATAAAATACGTTATGAATAAGACATCAAATACCACAAACGTATCTCAGACTAGAAACTCCACTGTGCATGGATTAGAAAAATGCATTTAGGTCACAAAAAACACACTAATGGGTAATGGGGTTTTATCTCCGTTCTAGAAGTCCCATCATGCCAGCTCTGTCtctcaaaacaaaatgaccTCATTTAACCTCGTCTCTGCCCGCTGCAGCAAGTGCTAGTCCGAACAAAATACGACACGCCACACTCTGTCTCTCTGCTTCTTGTTTTCATGAAATTAGGAGCCGAAATTTGACTCACAAAGGGCTTTGCTGCAATGTCTCATTACTCGTTCTTGAACGATCAGCTCTCTAAGAGAACCTCAATTTTCGGGTTACGTTTATGGGTTGTTCTTGGTATTTGCGTAGGAGCTGGAATAGTTCTAGTTCTCTTCCTCATATCTCTTTGGTTCACTTCAAAACGCAATAGCAACAACTCAAAACGACAACTCAACGCTGCCAAGTCATCCTCTCTCTGCAGCAACTACAACAGCAGCAGCGGCAACCCAACAATTCCAAACATTTccaaagaaattcaagaaatcCGAATCGAGCCGGACTCCAACTCGAACTCCAACTGCAAACCTCATTCCGCGCCAAATCCTGACCCGTTACCCGAACCGGAGCCAATTTTGGTTGAAGACAGCCCCGCTAGCGGCCGCAACAGAATTCACATCGAAATAGGGAAAGACCACCGGATTGCTTACCCGGAACGGGCCGCCGGGTCGCATCACGGGTCCGGTGATCAGACGGTGGCTGCGGCAATTACGCCGGAGGTTTCACACCTGGGATGGGGCCATTGGTATACTTTGAGAGAGCTTGAGGTGTCCACTAATGGGTTTGCTGATGAGAACGTGATTGGTGAAGGTGGTTATGGAATTGTTTACCATGGCGTGTTAGAGGATAACACCAATGTTGCTGTTAAGAATTTGCTTAACAACAGGTGCTGGATGcaccttttgtttttgtaagtTTATGTTTTGCTATTGCATGTGGCTTTTGTTGAAGAGTTTGTTCTGGTTTGCGACAGGGGACAGGCTGAGAAGGAGTTTAAGGTTGAAGTGGAAGCAATTGGACGTGTCCGACATAAGAATTTGGTGAGATTGTTAGGTTATTGTGCTGAAGGAGCTCATAGGTACTTAAGTTTGATAAATTCTGAATCTTTGATTGGTTTTACCTATTTGCATGCTTGGACTTTCCGTGGATGTCTAACATTTAAAGATTTGTGAATAGCTATTATCTCATGAGCTTTCATGGCTTCAGTTGAATGTAAATGCTTGGTCGTTGTAGGATGCTTGTTTATGAATACATTGACAATGGCAACTTGGAACAATGGCTTCATGGAGATGTGGGGCCTCACAGCCCTCTTACATGGGAGATTCGGATGAATATAATACTTGGAACGGCCAAAGGGTGCATTTTGATTTAAGTGAAAGTAACCATATTAGCTTCAATCtgtgttatattatattagttGCTTGTAGCTTAAATGTGATGAAAATGTACAGGCTGACATACCTGCATGAGGGGCTTGAACCAAAGGTTGTTCACCGTGACATCAAGTCAAGCAACATTTTGCTCGATAAGCAGTGGAATCCGAAATTATCCGATTTTGGCCTAGCAAAGCTTTTGGGCGCAGAGAGGAGCTACGTGACAACTCGTGTGATGGGAACATTCGGGTTAGTTGAATTAATCTTTGTGAAAACTGCTTTGTCACTTTATTTTTGAACTTGTTAGACAACTGATCTAGGCCAAGGATTAGAATTACAACTATCAGGTTCTGTTTTATAGGTATGTGGCACCAGAATATGCTAGCACTGGGATGTTGAATGAAAGAAGCGATGTATACAGTTTTGGTATCCTTATCATGGAAGTAATTTCTGGTAGAAATCCAGTGGATTACAGCCGCCCTCCAGGGGAGGTATGTATTCCTCAAATGAATAGCTTGATGACATCGTCCTATTGttcctctttctttttgatTTGTTGTGTCAAGTTCTAATTTCAGGTGAATTTAGTTGAGTGGCTCAAAACAATGGTCACAAATCGCAATGCAGAGGGTGTTTTGGATCCTAGGTTGCAAGAGAAGCCTTGTTCAAGGGCATTGAAGCGTGCTCTTTTAGTAGCTTTACGCTGTGTGGACCCGAATGCTCACAAGAGGCCCAAGATGGGGCATGTGATACATATGCTTGAAGCGGAAGAGTTCCCTTTCCGAGATGTAAGTTTTGGTCGTGTCATCggcatattattttttctaaaggCACTTCTGTATTCAACTCTGGTTATGCAGTTATACCTGTTGAAAAATTTCCTTTTGCATGTGTCCTTGTTTTTACATTGAACCTGGTCCCTTACATTGATGCAGCTGTGATTGTTAGACTTTCAAACAAGTAACATAAACATTTCTTGAGAAACTGGATAGTAGATCCTCATGATCATCACTATAGTTTCTAATGGATGTCTGTTTGTACTTGTTTTACCTGGATCTGGTGGGGTAAGAGAATGcaagaaactttttttttaattattattatcattatttgttatcatcatcatcattattaattttttttttttttaactagaGAATGCAACAAACTTGAGATCAACCACTTGGGTTGAACTATCATATTAGACCAATGACACGTATCCTCCCTAAAGTTTGGTTTTAGTCAAAGGtcatttaaggaaaaaaaaaacactcttATAATTCAGATTTTGAGTCAATCTTGAACACTAATGGAAGAAAAACTCATGATGCACCAATTGTATGGGGAAATGGGGTAGCTGAGCTCCAGGCCCTCCAGAATCCATTAGAGAGATATTTTAATGCAAATTGTGGTCAGACTGAAAGCAATGgtgaaatttcattttctacaCATTGATAAGCACATAGAAAACATATTTACACATTAATGGGATACATGCTTGCTCACATTTATCTTGGTACTTAATCCAAGATTATCATCTTTTACCATGTGACTTCAGGAACGTAGAGCTGGAAGGGAACATGGACGCTCGCCACATAATGGTATTAAGGGTAGATTGATGGAGAAGGGTGTAAGCGAATCAGGTGATAGCAGTGGATATGAAAGTGGTGTCCAAACCAACAAGCCATTATGGAGAAAGCTAGAACCTGAAGAGCAGTAGCCTTCCCACATTCTGTATAAGGTGAATTGACACACCTTGGTTTCCCCCTTAGCCAGGTTTAGTTGGCTTATGCTAATATTATTCTGCCTGTATATGTAATTCACATTTGTGAGCTTGTCTGTTTCTCGAGTCTGTGGTATTCCCTGTCCTGCTTTTTGGCATTCTAGTTGATCCCTGATCTTTCTTGCTAAATTCAATGTCTGGAAATTCTGAAGAATGTGATATTGCTGAAATCTTTTTGTTAGTCAATGATTGTTTATATAGATAGCAAGAAGTTGAAATTTACTCATATCCTGCTCTGCTCTATATACTATTCTAATGCTGTGCACATGCACGCTCTATATATTGCGGtctttccatttgtatttctgtatgctattttttctcttcagtTTTCATTCTCTCTGCCATCAGTAGACTGCTAGAATTGAACAAGTAGAAAGGATTGTGTATGAATCATTTTTTAGGAGGATGAAACGGCTTAGTTCTTTTCATTTCTCCCCACTTTGACACCCACGTGTTGAAATACACACTCATGTTATCTgcgtgtaattttttttttttttggatttcaaattttgattatagTTTGTGTCACCGACAATAAGGACATATGAGAGATGTTCAGTCAATGGAGAAAAAATGCAGGTAGAATGGTAGATCCATTCCAGCTTATATTATGATTGAGATTTGAACGTTCAAAGTATATTCCCTATTAAGACAAAAACTTTTTGTGTCTGTGTTAGTTGGGGGTAGATTATGGTTTGGGGCCTACGATTCACATGCCTAATACTACAGATATTACTAGTTTCATAAGACTTTTAAGGATGTGGGGGCTCGTTTGGGACGAGAAAATTCTTCGACAGCTAGTTGCCTAGAGATGTACTAAGTGGCCTTAAATCTTTGGACCCCtccattttatattaaattttgccGGTTCTGGCGGATTAGAAAATTTACCTCTCATGACTCACCCACTCCCGGTCATCAATCTATTGTTCTTGATCAAATCAGTTCCTGGACTGGTACTGGCTTCTACGTTTTTCCACTTTTTGGTGGCTTTAAATGATGCAtcgcttttcttcttttgaccCTATCTGTATTTATTGACTTGTTCAAAACTGTTTAACCAGTCCCtgaaatatatgtaaaataagTCGGCAGAGCCAGAGCTTGAAATTCTCTTCAGTCGTCTGTCTCTTTGTTCACATTTTAGCTACTCCGtctatttttacatttttgggTCATCCTACTATCCTACATTTGAGCTTTTACCACTACCCGTTgtacattaaattaatttgtttatgctgaatgaaaaatatttaaaaaagattaaaaataaagaaaatcataaataatcaGCGTAAAAAGATGTTGAATGATGcaaaatatgtaataaattttatttaaaatatagtaaaatgaactgtgaaaaaattatgaaataatcaTATTCTTACACTTTtgattaaaacaaatatattgGGTGGCTGTTGtaagttaatttaatcaaCTCTAGTTTTGGTTatactttcttatttttgggTTATAAAATTCTAACTTTCatgttctcatttttttattaaaggaagaaatataaaatatccatttttgtcatttccaTTACATCACACATAAATGGGTAATTTAccaaaaatatcttaaaaattatttgacaactgatctttcaataatttaatttatcaaatacacaattaaattattttcaaagctGATTATTTGACAATCCTAGAATGAATTATTTGGGAATTCAATGCAATCCCAAACATATACTAAGGTTTGAAGTAATTTAATccacaaataattaatagattatACTTATATAAATTCCGGTTTAATGTTATAATTTCCAATACCCCAATAAGATAATCATTTgataattatctaattttttgatttaaaaaCTTTTCCTGATATTGGCAAGTTGAGGTTTGAGTCACTGTATGTGCatcctaaaattaatttctggaattaatttctttcaaatattttggaaaaaaattagttcaTTATATAGGTCTAGACTCTAGATATTTAAAGTGTAATGTAACatcaaaaaattgataaaaatatttcaataattttttttcaaaatatcattatatttatgatgaaatattaaaattaattgaattaatttaaagttaatttaattaatttatatttaaatattattctcATTAGTATAGAAGTCACATATTTTAAGTATATTTTCATGTTGTtccaataaaagaaaatatatatgtattgtCATGTGACATTGAGGGTGCCTTTGGTAGTTTTccattataaaatgatttttttgatatttttataaaatgaggGTAGCTATATGATAATGACCTTTAACATTTGTCTATATAAACAGTTGATTCGGTGGCCGGTCATATACTCccattaaaaacttaataaaagaAGGGGaccctttatttttattatatctttttgTAAATTAGAAAGCCAATTGCTTGTCAAAAACTTTCAAGCTTCTTGCTTTCTGATTCTGGCTGTGTGTGTCGAGATGGTGCTGCCGCCTGTTTTGACAATCGTAATTCTGCAACTGCAAGCCTCAGGGAGGAAAGTGCAAACGTTGTCCCTGCCTCTGCCTCTGCCTCGATCATGAATCTCAACTTCTATTGGGATGCAATCAAAGCTGAAAGCACGGGTCCAAATTAGGATGTAGAagtctttatttaaaatatttattttattttatttgcatcTCAAATCAACTTATTTAAAGTAACTTTGGggataaaaatgtaattttcgttctaatttgttttttaattttatttaaagcatATGGggtcaaattcaaattttattggggGATGATTCTATTCGGTTAAAGtataaatgtaatttaaaaaaaaaaaagaattagacTCGGCTCCAcaatatgtgtatatattttttaagatagaGAGGTAgacaaagtttaaataaatttttttatcttctacCTTCCTTAAGATTCAAA contains:
- the LOC107176370 gene encoding transcription factor bHLH95-like, which translates into the protein MKRPDNSRTHSPTTAKMETTPAEAEEQARAQVGKKRSGNGKAVSGGESEHEMHILTERERRKKMRNMFSNLHALLPHLPPKADKSTIVDEAVKYIKTLQHTHQTLEKQKFEKVQGATTVDHEQSIITSPLEAVIESREAYLADHLGSSVPKNLSMAANIHHSLQVPSDCFQTWFSPNVVVNMCGDDAQISVCSPRKPGLLTTIFYILEKHNLDVVSAHVSSDRYRSMYMIHAHADGASDQFPESISVEEMFKLAIGEMNLWLLTS
- the LOC102630427 gene encoding probable serine/threonine-protein kinase At1g01540 encodes the protein MSHYSFLNDQLSKRTSIFGLRLWVVLGICVGAGIVLVLFLISLWFTSKRNSNNSKRQLNAAKSSSLCSNYNSSSGNPTIPNISKEIQEIRIEPDSNSNSNCKPHSAPNPDPLPEPEPILVEDSPASGRNRIHIEIGKDHRIAYPERAAGSHHGSGDQTVAAAITPEVSHLGWGHWYTLRELEVSTNGFADENVIGEGGYGIVYHGVLEDNTNVAVKNLLNNRGQAEKEFKVEVEAIGRVRHKNLVRLLGYCAEGAHRMLVYEYIDNGNLEQWLHGDVGPHSPLTWEIRMNIILGTAKGLTYLHEGLEPKVVHRDIKSSNILLDKQWNPKLSDFGLAKLLGAERSYVTTRVMGTFGYVAPEYASTGMLNERSDVYSFGILIMEVISGRNPVDYSRPPGEVNLVEWLKTMVTNRNAEGVLDPRLQEKPCSRALKRALLVALRCVDPNAHKRPKMGHVIHMLEAEEFPFRDERRAGREHGRSPHNGIKGRLMEKGVSESGDSSGYESGVQTNKPLWRKLEPEEQ